From Prosthecobacter vanneervenii, one genomic window encodes:
- a CDS encoding DUF1501 domain-containing protein, with the protein MSSIIQPPSLVRCAGPLSRRGFMQFGLAGMATMSWPGLLKLRAENAAKPKGERKSIIMVWLPGGQSHIDTYDPKPDASSEYRGPFKTISTKVPGTIFTEMLPMNAKIADKFTIVRSMHQTAGGHPAGTMQMFSGDSDTRDKPKPRLPDWMSVAHYLRAKEGGRSNPLPNYIGVPAASPEYSSPAYLGDAFAPFAVSDDPNRPNFQVPNIGLSDDSETRRLSDRIALRKSLDKLERAFDREGELGALDEFEAQAATLLTNPHTRDAFDLSKEDAATRDRYGRNRWGQQLLLARRLVEAGVEIITSSLSGPLCGRVNNWDDHAVNQHQFEALRFRMPTYDRAVSALIEDIYARGLDKRVLVIVTGEFGRTPKISFDRSTGAGDASGPTGTLQPGRDHWPRAFTNVWAGGGIQTGGVIGATDKRGEDVVERPCNASDFLATIYHHLGIDYSKVTINDLNGRPVHIVENGRPIAELIA; encoded by the coding sequence ATGTCCTCCATTATCCAGCCTCCTTCACTAGTGCGCTGCGCCGGTCCTCTGTCGCGACGTGGGTTTATGCAGTTTGGACTGGCAGGCATGGCCACGATGAGCTGGCCGGGGCTGCTGAAACTGCGTGCTGAGAACGCGGCCAAACCCAAAGGGGAGCGCAAGTCCATCATCATGGTCTGGCTTCCTGGCGGACAGTCGCACATCGACACCTACGATCCCAAGCCGGACGCCAGCAGCGAGTACCGCGGTCCGTTCAAGACGATCAGCACCAAGGTTCCAGGCACGATCTTCACGGAGATGCTGCCTATGAACGCCAAGATCGCGGACAAATTCACCATCGTGCGCTCCATGCATCAGACGGCAGGGGGACATCCGGCGGGAACGATGCAGATGTTTTCCGGAGACAGCGACACGCGTGACAAGCCGAAGCCGAGGCTGCCGGACTGGATGTCTGTGGCGCATTACCTCCGCGCCAAGGAAGGCGGCCGCTCCAACCCGCTGCCGAACTACATTGGAGTCCCAGCGGCCTCTCCTGAGTATTCCAGCCCGGCGTATCTGGGAGACGCATTTGCACCTTTTGCAGTGAGTGATGACCCGAACCGCCCTAACTTCCAGGTGCCAAATATCGGCCTCTCCGATGATTCGGAAACGCGACGTCTGAGCGACCGCATCGCTCTCCGTAAGAGCCTGGACAAGCTGGAGCGCGCTTTTGACCGTGAAGGCGAGCTTGGGGCATTGGATGAATTTGAGGCCCAAGCAGCCACGCTGCTGACCAATCCCCACACCCGCGACGCTTTTGACCTGAGCAAGGAAGACGCCGCAACACGTGATCGCTATGGTCGCAACCGCTGGGGGCAGCAGCTTCTGCTGGCACGCCGACTGGTGGAGGCCGGGGTGGAGATCATCACCAGCAGCCTGAGCGGGCCGTTGTGCGGGCGCGTGAACAATTGGGATGACCATGCGGTGAACCAGCATCAGTTTGAGGCGCTGCGCTTCCGCATGCCCACTTATGACCGGGCAGTTTCCGCACTCATCGAGGACATTTATGCACGCGGACTGGACAAGCGCGTGCTGGTGATTGTCACGGGCGAGTTTGGCCGCACACCGAAGATCAGCTTTGACAGAAGCACTGGCGCAGGTGATGCCAGCGGACCTACCGGTACGCTGCAGCCCGGCCGCGACCACTGGCCGCGTGCCTTCACCAATGTTTGGGCCGGAGGCGGCATCCAGACGGGCGGCGTCATCGGCGCTACTGACAAGCGCGGCGAGGATGTGGTCGAGCGTCCATGCAACGCGAGCGACTTCCTGGCTACGATCTACCATCATCTGGGCATTGATTACTCAAAGGTCACCATCAATGACCTCAACGGGCGTCCTGTTCACATCGTGGAAAATGGCAGGCCTATAGCTGAGCTAATCGCGTGA
- a CDS encoding RidA family protein, whose amino-acid sequence MTHPLVSYPQLPDTPTSHLPFSPCVVVGDLIFVSGQASVDQKGNIISDTFEGEFRRSIENVRKVLEAAGSDLAHVVQTRNYVRDAEDVPLYNQIYREYFPQPSPARTTITNCLPPSLRYEVEVVAVRKAS is encoded by the coding sequence ATGACCCATCCCCTCGTTTCTTATCCTCAGCTTCCCGACACCCCGACTTCTCATCTGCCCTTCAGCCCCTGCGTGGTGGTGGGAGACCTGATCTTTGTTTCCGGTCAGGCTTCCGTCGATCAAAAGGGCAATATCATCAGCGACACGTTTGAGGGCGAGTTCCGCCGCAGCATTGAAAACGTGCGCAAGGTGCTGGAGGCCGCGGGCAGCGATCTAGCCCATGTGGTGCAGACGCGGAATTACGTGCGGGATGCTGAGGACGTGCCGCTGTACAACCAGATCTACCGCGAATATTTCCCGCAGCCTTCGCCTGCACGAACAACGATCACCAACTGCCTGCCGCCATCCCTGCGATACGAGGTGGAGGTGGTGGCGGTGCGAAAAGCCAGCTGA
- a CDS encoding M15 family metallopeptidase → MNHDEAARRAYWAEQMEKGYEIVQKLITFPVNECGERFASIPDAAADAKVEMLFSTSKIAGDLDRVYFLRESLVRDVVTIGREMNERGWILKIEDGFRSLDMQRQLVRKPSVFDAVLKKCIWELGGEIPSTEMMFRRAIVLTANMPKIGAHMSGSAIDISVFRRDDGTEVWRGYPYLEMSECTPMRSPFVAPEHVATRLEIAAMMEKHGFIHFPFEFWHFDKDDAGMHILTGNPAPCRFGPVNWDPRTNEVTPVPDPLALLNPLPVIEKEIAAALERARNA, encoded by the coding sequence ATGAACCACGACGAAGCAGCGCGGCGCGCCTACTGGGCGGAGCAAATGGAGAAGGGCTATGAGATCGTGCAGAAGCTCATCACCTTTCCAGTGAATGAGTGTGGCGAGCGCTTCGCCTCGATCCCTGATGCGGCGGCCGATGCCAAGGTTGAGATGCTGTTTTCGACTAGCAAGATCGCGGGGGATCTGGACCGTGTTTATTTCTTGCGTGAGAGCCTGGTTCGCGATGTCGTCACCATCGGGCGAGAGATGAACGAGCGCGGCTGGATTCTGAAAATCGAGGATGGCTTTCGTTCACTGGACATGCAGCGGCAGCTGGTCCGCAAGCCTTCGGTATTTGACGCGGTGCTGAAGAAATGCATCTGGGAGCTAGGCGGAGAGATTCCGAGCACGGAGATGATGTTTCGGCGTGCCATCGTGCTGACGGCGAACATGCCCAAGATCGGGGCGCACATGTCGGGCTCGGCCATTGATATTTCTGTGTTTCGGCGTGACGACGGCACCGAGGTCTGGCGAGGCTACCCCTATCTTGAAATGAGCGAGTGCACGCCGATGCGCTCGCCTTTTGTCGCGCCCGAGCATGTAGCTACGCGGCTTGAGATTGCGGCGATGATGGAGAAGCACGGCTTCATCCATTTTCCGTTCGAGTTCTGGCACTTCGACAAAGACGACGCCGGCATGCACATTCTCACGGGCAACCCGGCACCCTGCCGGTTTGGACCGGTGAACTGGGATCCGCGTACCAACGAAGTGACGCCTGTGCCTGACCCGCTTGCTTTGCTCAATCCACTGCCCGTCATCGAAAAAGAAATCGCAGCGGCTCTGGAACGGGCCCGAAACGCCTAA
- a CDS encoding PVC-type heme-binding CxxCH protein — protein sequence MKPLHFLFLLPAMAALGATPTKAPVVPDQLPPQLETLQPGVKITLIAEHPDLVTPTGIAVDKNGSIYSISCHTHFRPDDYEGPVHDEVVVFDANGKNRRVFYNKTDATMHVEIGPDGWIYLAERDRVLRVKDTNGDGVGDVEENVATLDTVSDYPHNGLSGMCWHPDGGLVVSLGENFGKDWTLTGKDGSKVSGRGEGGVFRCTADGSKLRRIALGFWNPFGLLVRKDGEIFAAENDPGSRPPCRLLNVVEGADYGFQWVYGSAPVHPFVGMNGELRGTIGMVHPCGEGPCDILELGGGVLIPSWSDHSVDYYPLTRKGAGYASQRIPLLKGGDFFRPTCMAVGPDGAYYLNDWVFSSYPIHKRGRLWKVEIDTAKASWIKAKADPLNEQARLANDLRTGKAKMDAKAMLELAKGKDAYLADAALTALSRKKWTVEAMKKLEPVDRVWVLVALRRVDLKDDQWVKAFMNDADPEMRFECLRWIADAVMTQFSPQVEAMLSDASLDYHLFEAVLAAWNTLRGEPGAGVTNPEVLAERITNAKTPARLKGYALRLAPATHKAITVPLLKELFAAGDPVLSLEVVRTLASRNSDDARALLAEIAADEAQKMTLRADAIAGLSSSTRLEDQTTLVMLEASKDILIRDEARRALRYTDKDKWFAMNTKRPAFNDTAAWLKMLDALPGKADPEAGRRIFFHAKVGLCATCHRHSGRGNVVGPDLSLVSQQGDRMAILSSILEPSREVAPQYHPSQVKLKDGTEFVGIMLRSSNTEVFRDITGKERSFPQTDIVKRTEIDSSLMPAGLVMSLSDEELRDLLAFLTAR from the coding sequence ATGAAACCACTCCATTTTCTTTTTTTGCTGCCAGCCATGGCTGCGCTGGGAGCCACGCCGACGAAGGCACCGGTCGTGCCAGACCAGCTGCCTCCGCAGCTCGAAACGCTGCAGCCGGGCGTGAAGATCACACTGATCGCGGAGCATCCGGACCTGGTCACGCCGACTGGCATCGCCGTGGACAAGAACGGGAGCATTTACTCCATCTCCTGCCACACGCATTTCCGCCCGGATGATTATGAAGGTCCGGTGCACGACGAAGTGGTGGTCTTTGATGCGAACGGCAAAAACCGCCGGGTGTTTTACAACAAGACGGATGCAACCATGCATGTGGAGATCGGGCCGGACGGCTGGATCTACCTCGCGGAGCGCGACCGTGTGCTGCGTGTGAAGGACACCAACGGAGACGGGGTGGGGGATGTGGAGGAAAACGTGGCGACGCTGGATACGGTGTCCGACTACCCGCACAACGGCCTCAGTGGCATGTGCTGGCATCCGGATGGCGGTCTGGTCGTCTCGCTGGGGGAAAACTTTGGCAAAGACTGGACGCTCACTGGCAAGGATGGCAGCAAGGTCAGCGGACGTGGCGAGGGCGGGGTTTTTCGCTGCACGGCGGATGGTTCCAAGCTGCGGCGCATTGCGCTGGGATTCTGGAATCCCTTTGGCCTGCTGGTGCGCAAGGATGGCGAGATCTTTGCTGCGGAGAATGATCCCGGCAGCCGTCCGCCCTGCCGTCTGCTGAATGTGGTGGAGGGTGCGGACTATGGCTTTCAGTGGGTGTATGGCAGCGCGCCGGTGCATCCTTTTGTGGGCATGAATGGCGAGCTGCGCGGCACCATCGGCATGGTGCATCCTTGCGGTGAAGGACCATGCGATATTCTGGAGCTCGGTGGTGGCGTGCTGATTCCCTCCTGGAGTGATCACAGCGTGGACTATTACCCGCTCACACGCAAAGGTGCGGGCTATGCTTCCCAGCGCATTCCGCTGCTCAAAGGCGGTGACTTCTTCCGCCCGACCTGCATGGCCGTGGGTCCGGATGGGGCGTATTATTTGAACGACTGGGTGTTCAGCTCCTATCCCATCCACAAACGGGGACGTCTTTGGAAAGTGGAGATCGATACTGCCAAGGCTTCGTGGATCAAAGCCAAGGCTGATCCGCTCAATGAGCAGGCACGGCTGGCCAATGATCTGCGCACCGGCAAAGCCAAGATGGATGCCAAGGCGATGCTGGAGCTGGCGAAAGGCAAGGATGCGTATCTGGCCGATGCGGCACTGACCGCGCTGTCGCGCAAGAAATGGACAGTGGAGGCAATGAAGAAGCTGGAACCCGTGGATCGTGTGTGGGTGCTGGTGGCCCTGCGCCGGGTGGATCTGAAGGATGACCAGTGGGTGAAGGCTTTCATGAACGACGCTGATCCTGAGATGCGCTTTGAGTGCCTGCGCTGGATCGCGGATGCCGTGATGACTCAGTTTTCGCCGCAGGTGGAGGCAATGCTTTCGGATGCCTCGCTGGATTATCATCTCTTTGAGGCTGTCCTTGCAGCCTGGAACACGCTGCGAGGTGAACCGGGTGCTGGAGTGACGAATCCCGAGGTTCTGGCGGAGCGAATCACCAACGCCAAGACACCGGCTCGTCTCAAAGGATATGCGCTGCGCCTTGCCCCGGCGACGCACAAGGCCATCACGGTGCCGCTGCTGAAGGAGCTCTTTGCGGCGGGCGATCCGGTGCTTTCGCTGGAGGTCGTGCGAACTCTGGCATCCCGCAATTCGGATGATGCGCGTGCTTTGTTAGCCGAGATCGCAGCGGATGAAGCGCAAAAGATGACGCTGCGGGCAGACGCCATTGCGGGACTCTCGAGTTCCACCAGACTGGAAGACCAGACTACGCTCGTGATGCTTGAAGCCAGCAAGGACATTCTTATTCGCGATGAAGCGCGGCGTGCACTGCGCTATACCGACAAGGACAAGTGGTTTGCGATGAATACGAAGAGGCCTGCATTCAATGACACGGCCGCCTGGTTGAAGATGCTGGATGCACTGCCCGGAAAGGCAGACCCAGAAGCGGGACGGCGCATTTTCTTCCATGCCAAGGTGGGGCTCTGCGCTACGTGCCATCGTCACAGCGGGCGCGGCAATGTAGTGGGGCCGGATCTTAGCCTCGTCTCGCAGCAGGGAGATCGGATGGCGATCTTGAGCTCGATTCTTGAGCCCAGCCGTGAGGTGGCGCCGCAGTATCACCCTTCGCAGGTCAAGCTGAAGGACGGTACCGAGTTTGTAGGCATCATGCTGAGGTCGTCCAACACGGAGGTCTTTCGGGACATCACCGGCAAGGAGCGCAGCTTTCCGCAGACTGATATTGTCAAGCGCACCGAAATCGACTCATCGCTCATGCCCGCCGGATTGGTGATGTCGCTGTCGGATGAAGAATTGCGGGATTTGTTGGCCTTTCTGACCGCCAGGTAG
- a CDS encoding neutral/alkaline non-lysosomal ceramidase N-terminal domain-containing protein gives MKSVVYALLLVAPALFAQNKTLRAGAAAVDITPTEFPMNMPGGFSANPATKAHDPFHARALVLDDGKTTVALVVVDVLGAGPDVLNEAKAIAAAKTGMAVDKMLISSTHTHSGPSVNTRSELAARYYKRFVEGIAESIIKAHGALRPATVGAAAHPLPDEVFNRRWYLKPGKMPLNPFGRMDKVKMNPGTDPNTLDRPAGPTDPDITIISVQDSKRKSLAVYANYSLHYVGGAPEGEMSADYFGEFARVMPSRVRGDENFVAMMSNGTSGDINNIPFGVTRPPREPFEQIRIVAQKAADTAWFAHRKIEKHRGDVTLGMLQREITLKYRRPSEQEVAEAKAVLAVKDKEAVEKLPRLAKNYAGSVVAAAERKEETVTVQLQAIRIGDLVVCGIPFETFVEIGLDLKKRSLFPQTMVVGLANGRHGYLPTPEQHKLGGYETWLGTNQVQEDTSVILTNNLLEMMAELKKNL, from the coding sequence ATGAAATCTGTCGTTTATGCCCTTCTGCTCGTTGCACCCGCATTGTTTGCGCAAAACAAAACGCTTCGCGCAGGCGCGGCGGCGGTGGACATCACGCCCACTGAATTTCCCATGAACATGCCTGGGGGATTCAGCGCCAATCCTGCAACCAAGGCGCATGATCCGTTTCATGCACGAGCGTTGGTGCTGGATGATGGAAAAACCACAGTGGCGCTGGTGGTGGTGGATGTGCTGGGCGCAGGGCCGGATGTGCTGAATGAGGCCAAGGCCATAGCTGCTGCCAAGACGGGCATGGCTGTGGACAAGATGCTCATCAGCTCCACACACACGCACAGCGGGCCTTCGGTGAACACACGCAGCGAGCTGGCGGCGCGTTATTACAAACGATTCGTCGAAGGGATCGCGGAGTCGATCATCAAGGCGCATGGAGCCTTGCGGCCGGCGACGGTTGGTGCCGCGGCGCATCCGCTTCCTGACGAGGTCTTCAACCGGCGCTGGTATCTGAAGCCTGGCAAGATGCCGCTCAATCCCTTTGGCCGCATGGACAAGGTGAAGATGAATCCGGGCACCGATCCGAACACGCTGGATCGTCCGGCGGGGCCGACGGATCCTGACATCACGATCATCTCGGTGCAGGATTCCAAAAGGAAATCACTGGCTGTCTATGCCAATTACTCGCTGCACTATGTGGGTGGGGCGCCTGAGGGGGAGATGTCAGCAGATTATTTTGGCGAGTTTGCCCGTGTCATGCCTTCACGGGTGCGTGGCGATGAAAACTTTGTCGCGATGATGTCGAATGGCACCTCGGGGGACATCAACAACATTCCGTTTGGCGTGACCCGTCCGCCGCGCGAGCCGTTTGAGCAGATCCGCATTGTGGCGCAGAAGGCGGCGGACACGGCGTGGTTTGCGCACCGGAAAATCGAAAAGCATCGCGGGGATGTGACGCTCGGCATGCTGCAGCGGGAGATCACGCTGAAGTATCGGCGTCCATCGGAGCAGGAAGTCGCGGAGGCAAAGGCGGTGCTGGCGGTGAAAGACAAGGAGGCGGTGGAAAAGCTGCCGCGTCTGGCAAAAAACTACGCCGGTAGTGTTGTCGCGGCGGCGGAGCGGAAAGAAGAAACGGTCACCGTGCAACTGCAGGCCATCCGCATCGGGGATCTGGTCGTGTGCGGCATCCCTTTCGAGACGTTTGTGGAAATCGGGCTCGATTTGAAAAAGCGCAGCCTGTTTCCGCAGACGATGGTGGTGGGGCTGGCGAATGGCCGGCATGGCTATCTGCCAACCCCGGAGCAGCACAAGCTGGGCGGCTACGAGACGTGGCTGGGGACGAACCAGGTGCAGGAGGACACGAGCGTCATTCTAACCAACAACCTGCTGGAGATGATGGCGGAGCTGAAGAAGAACCTATAA
- a CDS encoding sensor histidine kinase → MPRVHLPLYLKILLWFGVNLAVLAALFFGFLSMQFRMGLDWMLSGEAGERVSAIGDTITDELSQLPEQAWPELLHKHGGQYGVTFALFNSSGTQMMGAPLQIPAEVLPKLIDKRGPSDRPPPPRRPPSSTPRKRPADAPPKPRFILRAGEPARYWAGIHLDLTLPSDNHPLTLLMMSRTIHGGGLFFDLRPWLGLAAVALLLSALVWMPFVRGITGFIGRLNRAAGRIAEGDFKERVSSARSDELGELSTSVNKMAAQLGEYVAQQRRITADVAHELCSPIARMQMALGVVEQRGTPEQAAYLQKLDAELQHMARLVEEVLAFSKAETLPERESTEEIDLQDLIQTVIAREAPDADVRLVIPESLVLHSLRHALDRAIGNVLRNAVRYASDAGPINISAAREGAHIVIRVSDQGPGVPPETLHRLFEPFYRPEAARRRSTGGSGLGLAITQRCIHACGGTVTAQLREPTGLEITISIPAE, encoded by the coding sequence ATGCCACGCGTTCATCTGCCGCTGTATTTGAAAATCCTGCTCTGGTTCGGTGTAAACCTCGCTGTGCTAGCCGCGCTGTTCTTTGGTTTTCTCAGCATGCAGTTTCGGATGGGCCTGGATTGGATGCTTTCCGGCGAAGCGGGCGAACGTGTCTCCGCCATTGGTGACACCATTACTGACGAGCTTTCACAGCTACCTGAGCAGGCATGGCCGGAGCTGCTGCACAAGCATGGCGGGCAATACGGGGTGACCTTTGCTCTCTTCAACAGCAGCGGGACGCAGATGATGGGTGCGCCGCTGCAAATTCCTGCGGAAGTGCTGCCCAAGCTCATCGACAAGCGCGGCCCCAGTGACCGCCCGCCCCCGCCCAGAAGGCCTCCTAGCAGCACGCCTAGAAAACGCCCTGCCGATGCGCCGCCGAAACCCCGCTTCATCCTTCGTGCCGGTGAGCCTGCACGCTACTGGGCGGGCATCCATCTCGACCTCACCCTGCCCAGCGACAATCATCCTCTGACGCTGCTCATGATGTCACGCACGATCCACGGCGGCGGTTTGTTCTTTGATCTGCGCCCATGGCTGGGACTGGCGGCTGTGGCCCTGCTGCTTTCAGCGCTGGTGTGGATGCCCTTTGTCCGTGGCATCACCGGCTTCATCGGCAGGCTCAACCGCGCTGCAGGCCGCATCGCCGAAGGAGACTTCAAAGAGCGTGTGTCTTCTGCTCGCAGCGACGAGCTGGGCGAGCTCTCCACCTCGGTCAACAAAATGGCCGCACAGCTCGGAGAATACGTGGCTCAGCAGCGGCGCATCACGGCAGACGTGGCGCATGAGCTGTGCTCCCCCATCGCACGCATGCAAATGGCTTTGGGTGTGGTGGAGCAGCGTGGCACACCTGAGCAGGCTGCTTATTTGCAGAAGCTCGACGCAGAGCTCCAGCACATGGCCCGGCTGGTGGAGGAGGTGCTCGCCTTCTCCAAAGCCGAGACTCTGCCAGAACGCGAAAGCACCGAGGAGATCGACCTCCAGGATCTGATTCAAACCGTCATCGCCCGGGAGGCGCCTGATGCCGATGTCCGTCTCGTGATTCCCGAAAGCCTCGTCCTGCATTCCCTGCGCCACGCACTGGACCGAGCCATCGGCAACGTGCTGCGCAACGCCGTGCGCTACGCCTCTGATGCCGGACCGATCAACATCAGTGCCGCACGAGAGGGCGCACACATCGTCATTCGTGTTTCAGATCAGGGCCCGGGCGTTCCTCCCGAAACCCTGCACCGGCTGTTTGAGCCCTTCTACCGTCCTGAAGCCGCACGCCGACGCTCCACAGGCGGCAGCGGCCTCGGCCTCGCCATCACTCAAAGATGCATCCACGCATGCGGCGGCACGGTCACCGCCCAGCTCCGCGAGCCCACCGGTCTGGAAATCACGATCAGCATTCCAGCGGAGTGA
- a CDS encoding response regulator transcription factor — MPQATRILVIDDDTELSQLVADYLKPMGFEVECEHEGNSGAERATSEPWNAIILDVMMPGCDGFEVLRRIRAKTKVPVMMLTGRGEEVDRIVGLELGADDYLPKTFSSRELLARLRAVLRRSGWVAESSPQAPMKEIVVGPLRINADSHAVVLGDSPLDLTPAEFGLLLSLANAHGRVRTREQLIEDVADREWDVFDRAIDMHISTLRRKLGDDPKNPQFIKTVRGFGYQLVTPNR; from the coding sequence ATGCCCCAGGCAACCCGCATTCTCGTAATCGACGACGACACAGAGCTGTCTCAGCTCGTGGCGGATTATCTCAAGCCCATGGGCTTTGAAGTCGAATGCGAGCACGAGGGAAACAGCGGAGCCGAACGCGCCACCAGCGAGCCTTGGAATGCGATCATCCTCGACGTGATGATGCCAGGCTGCGACGGCTTTGAGGTGCTGCGACGCATCCGCGCCAAGACCAAGGTGCCCGTGATGATGCTGACCGGCCGTGGCGAGGAGGTGGACCGCATCGTCGGCCTGGAACTGGGCGCGGATGACTACCTGCCCAAAACTTTTTCATCCCGTGAGCTGCTGGCCCGGTTGCGCGCTGTGCTGCGCCGCTCTGGCTGGGTGGCGGAAAGCTCCCCCCAGGCCCCCATGAAGGAGATCGTCGTTGGCCCGCTGCGCATCAATGCGGACTCGCACGCCGTTGTGCTCGGCGACTCCCCCTTGGATCTCACACCTGCGGAGTTTGGCCTTCTTCTCTCCCTCGCCAATGCCCATGGGCGGGTACGGACACGCGAGCAGCTCATCGAAGACGTGGCAGATCGTGAGTGGGATGTGTTTGACCGCGCCATCGACATGCACATCTCCACCCTGCGCCGCAAGCTGGGGGACGACCCGAAGAACCCCCAGTTCATCAAGACCGTGCGTGGCTTCGGCTACCAGCTTGTGACCCCGAACCGCTGA